Proteins encoded in a region of the Phacochoerus africanus isolate WHEZ1 chromosome 8, ROS_Pafr_v1, whole genome shotgun sequence genome:
- the CHMP2A gene encoding charged multivesicular body protein 2a isoform X1 — MTSGSPGGRRRRCTNPAGTRTPTMARLPQARLQPETPDLLRRRGRWCACAGGGGGGRSPVRAHARCCPLPAFRVPAKRVTSSGLIRKRRRRQRRQNRGAVVGGRSREPSQRSVTRKRKRTPVPAPRDLPQAHRWAPAAMDLLFGRRKTPEELLRQNQRALNRAMRELDRERQKLETQEKKIIADIKKMAKQGQMDAVRIMAKDLVRTRRYVRKFVLMRANIQAVSLKIQTLKSNNSMAQAMKGVTKAMGTMNRQLKLPQIQKIMMEFERQAEIMDMKEEMMNDAIDDAMGDEEDEEESDAVVAQVLDELGLSLTDELSNLPSTGGSLSVAASGKKAEAAASALVDADADLEERLKNLRRD; from the exons ATGACTTCCGGGTCGCCGGGCGGAAGGCGCCGAAGGTGCACCAACCCCGCGGGGACCAGGACTCCGACCATGGCTCGGCTCCCTCAAGCCAGACTTCAACCTGAGACCCCGGACCTACTGCGGAGACGCGGAAGGTGGTGCGCATGCGcgggggggggcggcggcggccgtTCCCCAGTACGTGCGCACGCGCGCTGTTGTCCCCTCCCAGCATTCCGGGTGCCGGCGAAGCGTGTGACGTCAAGTGGTTTAATCCGGAAACGGCGGCGACGGCAGAGGCGACAGAACCGAGGGGCTGTGGTTGGTGGGCGCTCCAGGGAGCCGAGCCAGAGGAGCGTGACCCGGAAGCGGAAGCGAACCCCCGTCCCAGCTCCG CGAGACTTGCCCCAGGCCCACCGGTGGGCTCCTGCGGCCATGGACCTGTTGTTTGGGCGCCGGAAGACGCCAGAGGAGCTGCTGCGCCAGAACCAGCGCGCCCTGAATCGTGCGATGCGAGAGCTGGACCGTGAGCGACAGAAGCTAGAGACCCAGGAGAAGAAGATCATTGCAGACATCAAGAAGATGGCCAAGCAGGGCCAGATG GATGCGGTGCGCATCATGGCAAAAGACCTGGTGCGCACCCGGCGGTATGTGCGCAAGTTCGTGTTGATGCGGGCCAACATCCAGGCCGTGTCCCTCAAGATCCAGACGCTCAAGTCTAACAACTCCATGGCACAAGCCATGAAGGGCGTCACCAAGGCCATGGGCACCATGAACAGACAG CTCAAGCTGCCCCAGATCCAGAAGATCATGATGGAGTTTGAGCGGCAGGCGGAGATCATGGACATGAAGGAGGAGATGATGAACGACGCCATCGACGACGCCATGGGGgacgaggaggacgaggaggagag CgatgccgtcgtggctcaggtcCTAGATGAGCTGGGGTTGAGCCTGACAGATGAGCTGTCAA ACCTCCCCTCCACCGGAGGCTCCCTCAGTGTGGCTGCCAGTGGGAAGAAGGCCGAGGCCGCAGCCTCCGCCCTAGTCGATGCAGACGCAGATCTGGAGGAGCGGCTCAAGAACCTTCGAAGGGACTGA
- the ZBTB45 gene encoding zinc finger and BTB domain-containing protein 45 isoform X1, translated as MHAPSGGKLFGHKEPEGMAAAEAVHHIHLQNFSRSLLETLNGQRLGGHFCDVTVRIREASLRAHRCVLAAGSPFFQDKLLLGHSEIRVPPVVPAQTVRQLVEFLYSGSLVVAQGEALQVLTAASVLRIQTVIDECTQIIARARAPAPGTPAPAPLPTPVPPPLAPAQLRHRLRHLLAARPPSHPGAAHSRKQRQPARLQLPASPAPAKAEGSDADPALTAAPDDGGDDDDDETDDETDGEDGEGGGSGEGQAPPSFPDCAAGFLPAAADSAREEPPAPAGLSDYGGAGRDFLRGTSAAEDVFPDSYVSAWQDGDHSAPEGCPAETVAPPDCVLPGPRPPGVKTPGPPVALFPFHLGAPGPPAQPPPAPSGPAPAPPPAFYSGLPPDAAPSAPLGEAPAPPAAPTAASSTTPARAPGADPPAYECSHCHKTFSSRKNYTKHMFIHSGEKPHQCAVCWRSFSLRDYLLKHMVTHTGVRAFQCAVCAKRFTQKSSLNVHMRTHRPERAPCPACGKVFSHRALLERHLAAHPAP; from the exons ATGCATGCCCCCAGCGGAGGAAAGCTGTTTGGGCACAAAGAGCCAGAAGGG ATGGCGGCGGCGGAGGCAGTGCACCACATTCACCTGCAGAACTTCTCTCGCTCTCTGCTTGAGACCCTCAACGGGCAGCGGCTGGGTGGGCACTTCTGTGACGTGACTGTGCGCATCCGCGAGGCTTCACTGCGCGCACACCGCTGCGTGTTGGCCGCCGGCTCGCCCTTCTTCCAGGACAAGTTGCTGCTCGGCCACTCGGAGATCCGCGTGCCCCCCGTGGTGCCCGCGCAAACGGTGCGCCAGCTGGTCGAGTTCCTCTACAGCGGCTCGCTGGTGGTGGCGCAGGGCGAAGCGCTGCAGGTGCTCACAGCCGCGTCCGTGCTGCGCATCCAGACGGTCATAGACGAGTGCACACAGATCATCGCCCGCGCGCGCGCGCCTGCCCCGGGCACCCCCGCGCCCGCGCCCCTGCCCACGCCCGTGCCCCCGCCGCTCGCGCCCGCGCAGCTGCGCCACCGCCTGCGCCACTTGCTGGCCGCGCGCCCCCCGAGCCACCCCGGTGCGGCGCACAGCCGCAAGCAGCGCCAGCCCGCGCGCCTGCAGCTGCCGGCGTCCCCCGCGCCGGCCAAGGCGGAGGGGTCGGATGCCGACCCGGCCCTGACCGCGGCCCCAGACGACGGCGgtgacgacgacgacgacgaaaCCGACGACGAGACCGACGGCGAGGATGGCGAAGGCGGCGGCTCGGGCGAGGGCCAGGCGCCCCCTTCTTTCCCCGACTGCGCCGCCGGCTTCCTCCCCGCGGCCGCCGATAGCGCGCGCGAGGAGCCGCCTGCGCCCGCTGGCCTCTCTGATTACGGCGGCGCCGGGAGGGACTTCCTCCGGGGGACGTCGGCCGCAGAGGACGTGTTCCCCGACAGCTACGTCTCCGCTTGGCAAGACGGAGATCACTCTGCCCCCGAAGGCTGTCCCGCCGAGACCGTCGCCCCGCCCGACTGCGTCCTGCCCGGACCCCGCCCACCTGGCGTGAAGACCCCGGGGCCGCCGGTCGCGCTCTTTCCCTTTCATCTGGGCGCCCCGGGGCCGCCGGCGCaaccccctcctgctccctccgGGCCCGCCCCTGCGCCCCCGCCCGCCTTCTACTCTGGGCTCCCGCCCGATGCAGCGCCTAGCGCGCCTCTAGGGGAGGCCCCGGCCCCACCGGCCGCTCCCACCGCAGCCTCCTCGACCACTCCTGCGCGCGCCCCGGGGGCCGACCCGCCGGCCTACGAGTGCAGTCACTGCCACAAGACGTTCAGCTCTCGGAAAAACTACACCAAGCACATGTTCATCCACTCGG GGGAGAAGCCCCACCAGTGCGCCGTGTGCTGGCGCTCTTTCTCGCTGCGCGACTACCTGCTCAAGCACATGGTCACGCACACGGGCGTGCGCGCCTTCCAGTGCGCCGTCTGCGCCAAGCGCTTCACGCAGAAGAGCTCGCTCAACGTGCACATGCGCACCCACCGACCCGAGCGCGCGCCCTGCCCGGCCTGCGGCAAGGTCTTCTCGCACCGCGCGCTGCTGGAGCGCCACCTGGCCGCGCACCCTGCGCCCTGA
- the ZBTB45 gene encoding zinc finger and BTB domain-containing protein 45 isoform X2 — MAAAEAVHHIHLQNFSRSLLETLNGQRLGGHFCDVTVRIREASLRAHRCVLAAGSPFFQDKLLLGHSEIRVPPVVPAQTVRQLVEFLYSGSLVVAQGEALQVLTAASVLRIQTVIDECTQIIARARAPAPGTPAPAPLPTPVPPPLAPAQLRHRLRHLLAARPPSHPGAAHSRKQRQPARLQLPASPAPAKAEGSDADPALTAAPDDGGDDDDDETDDETDGEDGEGGGSGEGQAPPSFPDCAAGFLPAAADSAREEPPAPAGLSDYGGAGRDFLRGTSAAEDVFPDSYVSAWQDGDHSAPEGCPAETVAPPDCVLPGPRPPGVKTPGPPVALFPFHLGAPGPPAQPPPAPSGPAPAPPPAFYSGLPPDAAPSAPLGEAPAPPAAPTAASSTTPARAPGADPPAYECSHCHKTFSSRKNYTKHMFIHSGEKPHQCAVCWRSFSLRDYLLKHMVTHTGVRAFQCAVCAKRFTQKSSLNVHMRTHRPERAPCPACGKVFSHRALLERHLAAHPAP; from the exons ATGGCGGCGGCGGAGGCAGTGCACCACATTCACCTGCAGAACTTCTCTCGCTCTCTGCTTGAGACCCTCAACGGGCAGCGGCTGGGTGGGCACTTCTGTGACGTGACTGTGCGCATCCGCGAGGCTTCACTGCGCGCACACCGCTGCGTGTTGGCCGCCGGCTCGCCCTTCTTCCAGGACAAGTTGCTGCTCGGCCACTCGGAGATCCGCGTGCCCCCCGTGGTGCCCGCGCAAACGGTGCGCCAGCTGGTCGAGTTCCTCTACAGCGGCTCGCTGGTGGTGGCGCAGGGCGAAGCGCTGCAGGTGCTCACAGCCGCGTCCGTGCTGCGCATCCAGACGGTCATAGACGAGTGCACACAGATCATCGCCCGCGCGCGCGCGCCTGCCCCGGGCACCCCCGCGCCCGCGCCCCTGCCCACGCCCGTGCCCCCGCCGCTCGCGCCCGCGCAGCTGCGCCACCGCCTGCGCCACTTGCTGGCCGCGCGCCCCCCGAGCCACCCCGGTGCGGCGCACAGCCGCAAGCAGCGCCAGCCCGCGCGCCTGCAGCTGCCGGCGTCCCCCGCGCCGGCCAAGGCGGAGGGGTCGGATGCCGACCCGGCCCTGACCGCGGCCCCAGACGACGGCGgtgacgacgacgacgacgaaaCCGACGACGAGACCGACGGCGAGGATGGCGAAGGCGGCGGCTCGGGCGAGGGCCAGGCGCCCCCTTCTTTCCCCGACTGCGCCGCCGGCTTCCTCCCCGCGGCCGCCGATAGCGCGCGCGAGGAGCCGCCTGCGCCCGCTGGCCTCTCTGATTACGGCGGCGCCGGGAGGGACTTCCTCCGGGGGACGTCGGCCGCAGAGGACGTGTTCCCCGACAGCTACGTCTCCGCTTGGCAAGACGGAGATCACTCTGCCCCCGAAGGCTGTCCCGCCGAGACCGTCGCCCCGCCCGACTGCGTCCTGCCCGGACCCCGCCCACCTGGCGTGAAGACCCCGGGGCCGCCGGTCGCGCTCTTTCCCTTTCATCTGGGCGCCCCGGGGCCGCCGGCGCaaccccctcctgctccctccgGGCCCGCCCCTGCGCCCCCGCCCGCCTTCTACTCTGGGCTCCCGCCCGATGCAGCGCCTAGCGCGCCTCTAGGGGAGGCCCCGGCCCCACCGGCCGCTCCCACCGCAGCCTCCTCGACCACTCCTGCGCGCGCCCCGGGGGCCGACCCGCCGGCCTACGAGTGCAGTCACTGCCACAAGACGTTCAGCTCTCGGAAAAACTACACCAAGCACATGTTCATCCACTCGG GGGAGAAGCCCCACCAGTGCGCCGTGTGCTGGCGCTCTTTCTCGCTGCGCGACTACCTGCTCAAGCACATGGTCACGCACACGGGCGTGCGCGCCTTCCAGTGCGCCGTCTGCGCCAAGCGCTTCACGCAGAAGAGCTCGCTCAACGTGCACATGCGCACCCACCGACCCGAGCGCGCGCCCTGCCCGGCCTGCGGCAAGGTCTTCTCGCACCGCGCGCTGCTGGAGCGCCACCTGGCCGCGCACCCTGCGCCCTGA
- the TRIM28 gene encoding transcription intermediary factor 1-beta isoform X2 has translation MAASAAAASAAAAAASGSPSPGEGSAGAEKRAAASSAAASASASASASASSPAGGGGEALELLEHCGVCRERLRPEREPRLLPCLHSACSACLGPAAPAAANSSGDGGAAGDGAVVDCPVCKQQCFSKDIVENYFMRDSGSKAATDSQDANQCCTSCEDNAPATSYCVECSEPLCETCVEAHQRVKYTKDHTVRSTGPAKSRDGERTVYCSVHKHEPLVLFCESCDTLTCRDCQLNAHKDHQYQFLEDAVRNQRKLLASLVKRLGDKHATLQKNTKEVRSSIRQVSDVQKRVQVDVKMAILQIMKELNKRGRVLVNDAQKVTEGQQERLERQHWTMTKIQKHQEHILRFASWALESDNNTALLLSKKLIYFQLHRALKMIVDPVEPHGEMKFQWDLNAWTKSAEAFGKIVAERPGTNSTGPAPMAPPRAPGPLSKQTSGSSQPMEVQEGYGFGSDDPYSSAEPHVSGVKRSRSGDGEVSGLMRKVPRVSLERLDLDLTADSQPPVFKVFPGSTTEDYNLIVIERGAAAAAAGQPGTAAPGAPGAPPLPGMAIVKEEETEAAIGAPPAATEGQETKPVLMALAEGPGAEGPRLASPSGSTSSGLEVVAPEGTSAPAGGPGALDDSATICRVCQKPGDLVMCNQCEFCFHLDCHLPALQDVPGEEWSCSLCHVLPDLKEEDGSLNLDGGDSTGVVAKLSPANQQKCERVLLALFCHEPCRPLHQLATDSTFSLDQPGGTLDLTLIRARLQEKLSPPYSSPQEFAQDVGRMFKQFNKLTEDKADVQSIIGLQRFFETRMNEAFGDTKFSAVLVEPPPLSLPGAGLSAQDLSSGPGDGP, from the exons ATGGCGGCTTCGGCGGCGGCAGCCTCGGCCGCGGCGGCGGCCGCCTCCGGCAGCCCGAGCCCGGGCGAGGGCTCGGCAGGCGCCGAGAAGCGCGCCGCCGCCTCCTCGGCCGCGGCCTCGGCGTCTGCCTCGGCGTCGGCGTCAGCATCGTCGCCCGCGGGGGGCGGCGGCGAGGCGCTGGAGCTGCTGGAGCACTGCGGCGTGTGCCGGGAGCGCCTGCGGCCCGAGAGGGAACCGCGCCTGCTACCCTGCCTGCACTCTGCCTGCAGCGCCTGCCTCGGGCCCGCGGCGCCAGCCGCAGCCAACAGCTCTGGGGACGGAGGCGCGGCGGGCGACGGTGCTG TGGTGGACTGTCCAGTGTGTAAGCAACaatgtttctccaaagacattGTGGAGAATTATTTTATGCGCGACAGTGGCAGCAAGGCTGCCACCGACTCCCAGGATGCTAATCAG TGCTGCACTAGCTGTGAGGATAATGCCCCGGCCACCAGTTACTGTGTGGAGTGCTCTGAGCCGTTATGTGAGACGTGCGTGGAGGCGCACCAGCGGGTGAAGTACACCAAGGACCACACCGTGCGCTCCACTG GACCAGCCAAGTCGAGGGACGGTGAGCGCACGGTATACTGCAGCGTGCACAAGCACGAGCCCCTCGTGCTGTTCTGCGAGAGCTGCGACACTCTCACCTGCCGGGACTGCCAGCTCAACGCCCACAAGGACCACCA GTACCAGTTCCTGGAGGATGCAGTGAGGAACCAGCGAAAGCTCCTGGCCTCACTGGTGAAGCGCCTCGGGGACAAGCATGCGACGTTGCAGAAGAACACCAAGGAGGTTCGCAGCTC GATCCGCCAGGTGTCTGATGTGCAGAAGCGCGTGCAGGTGGACGTCAAGATGGCCATCCTGCAGATCATGAAGGAGCTGAATAAGCGGGGCCGCGTGCTGGTCAACGACGCCCAG AAGGTGACTGAGGGCCAGCAGGAGCGCCTGGAGCGCCAGCACTGGACCATGACTAAGATCCAGAAACACCAGGAACACATCCTGCGCTTTGCCTCCTGGGCTCTGGAGAGTGACAACAACACAGCCCTGCTCCTCTCCAAAAAGCTG ATCTACTTCCAGCTGCACCGGGCCCTCAAGATGATTGTGGACCCTGTGGAGCCACATGGCGAGATGAAGTTCCAGTGGGATCTCAACGCCTGGACCAAGAGTGCAGAGGCCTTCG GCAAGATCGTGGCAGAACGTCCTGGCACCAACTCCACTGGCCCTGCACCCATGGCCCCTCCTCGGGCTCCAGGACCTTTGAGCAAGCAGACCTCTGGCAGCAGCCAG CCCATGGAGGTGCAGGAAGGCTATGGCTTCGGATCAG ACGACCCCTACTCGAGTGCTGAGCCCCACGTGTCCGGGGTGAAGCG GTCCCGCTCAGGTGACGGCGAGGTGAGCGGCCTCATGCGCAAGGTGCCACGGGTGAGCCTCGAACGCCTGGACTTGGATCTCACCGCTGACAGCCAGCCGCCAGTCTTCAAGGTCTTCCCAGGCAGCACCACGGAGGACTACAACCTCATTGTCATCGAGCGaggcgctgcagctgctgctgctggacaACCTGGGACTGCAgcccctggggctcctggggcccCGCCCCTGCCTGGCATGGCCATCGTCAAG gaggaagaaacagaggctGCCATTGGCGCTCCGCCTGCTGCCACTGAGGGCCAGGAGACCAAGCCTGTGCTGATGGCCCTGGCGGAGGGCCCTGGTGCCGAGGGCCCCcgcctggcctcacccagtggcaGCACCAGCTCAGGCTTGGAGGTGGTGGCTCCAGAGGGCACCTCAGCCCCAGCGGGTGGCCCAGGTGCCCTGGATGACAGTGCCACCATCTGCCGTGTCTGCCAGAAACCAGGTGACCTGGTCATGTGCAACCAGTGCGAGTTCTGCTTCCACCTGGATTGCCACCTGCCTGCCCTGCAGGATGTGCCAGG GGAGGAGTGGAGCTGCTCGCTCTGCCATGTGCTCCCTGACCTGAAGGAGGAGGATGGCAGCTTGAACCTTGATGGTGGAGACAGCACTGGCGTGGTGGCCAAGCTCTCGCCAGCCAACCAACAG AAGTGTGAGCGCGTCCTCCTGGCCCTCTTCTGCCATGAGCCCTGCAGGCCCCTTCACCAACTGGCTACCGACTCCACGTTCTCTCTG GATCAGCCTGGCGGCACCCTGGACTTGACCCTGATCCGAGCCCGTCTCCAGGAGAAGTTGTCACCCCCCTACAGCTCCCCCCAGGAGTTTGCCCAGGACGTGGGCCGCATGTTCAAGCAGTTCAACAAGCTGACGGAG GATAAGGCCGACGTGCAGTCCATCATTGGCCTGCAGCGCTTCTTTGAGACTCGCATGAACGAGGCCTTTGGTGACACCAAGTTCTCTGCTGTGCTGGTGGAGCCTCCGCCACTGAGCCTGCCGGGTGCTGGCCTGAGTGCCCAGGACCTGTCCAGTGGCCCCGGTGATGGCCCCTGA
- the CHMP2A gene encoding charged multivesicular body protein 2a isoform X3 yields the protein MDLLFGRRKTPEELLRQNQRALNRAMRELDRERQKLETQEKKIIADIKKMAKQGQMDAVRIMAKDLVRTRRYVRKFVLMRANIQAVSLKIQTLKSNNSMAQAMKGVTKAMGTMNRQLKLPQIQKIMMEFERQAEIMDMKEEMMNDAIDDAMGDEEDEEESDAVVAQVLDELGLSLTDELSNLPSTGGSLSVAASGKKAEAAASALVDADADLEERLKNLRRD from the exons ATGGACCTGTTGTTTGGGCGCCGGAAGACGCCAGAGGAGCTGCTGCGCCAGAACCAGCGCGCCCTGAATCGTGCGATGCGAGAGCTGGACCGTGAGCGACAGAAGCTAGAGACCCAGGAGAAGAAGATCATTGCAGACATCAAGAAGATGGCCAAGCAGGGCCAGATG GATGCGGTGCGCATCATGGCAAAAGACCTGGTGCGCACCCGGCGGTATGTGCGCAAGTTCGTGTTGATGCGGGCCAACATCCAGGCCGTGTCCCTCAAGATCCAGACGCTCAAGTCTAACAACTCCATGGCACAAGCCATGAAGGGCGTCACCAAGGCCATGGGCACCATGAACAGACAG CTCAAGCTGCCCCAGATCCAGAAGATCATGATGGAGTTTGAGCGGCAGGCGGAGATCATGGACATGAAGGAGGAGATGATGAACGACGCCATCGACGACGCCATGGGGgacgaggaggacgaggaggagag CgatgccgtcgtggctcaggtcCTAGATGAGCTGGGGTTGAGCCTGACAGATGAGCTGTCAA ACCTCCCCTCCACCGGAGGCTCCCTCAGTGTGGCTGCCAGTGGGAAGAAGGCCGAGGCCGCAGCCTCCGCCCTAGTCGATGCAGACGCAGATCTGGAGGAGCGGCTCAAGAACCTTCGAAGGGACTGA
- the CHMP2A gene encoding charged multivesicular body protein 2a isoform X2: MTSGSPGGRRRRCTNPAGTRTPTMARLPQARLQPETPDLLRRRGRWCACAGGGGGGRSPVRAHARCCPLPAFRVPAKRVTSSGLIRKRRRRQRRQNRGAVVGGRSREPSQRSVTRKRKRTPVPAPRDLPQAHRWAPAAMDLLFGRRKTPEELLRQNQRALNRAMRELDRERQKLETQEKKIIADIKKMAKQGQMLKLPQIQKIMMEFERQAEIMDMKEEMMNDAIDDAMGDEEDEEESDAVVAQVLDELGLSLTDELSNLPSTGGSLSVAASGKKAEAAASALVDADADLEERLKNLRRD, from the exons ATGACTTCCGGGTCGCCGGGCGGAAGGCGCCGAAGGTGCACCAACCCCGCGGGGACCAGGACTCCGACCATGGCTCGGCTCCCTCAAGCCAGACTTCAACCTGAGACCCCGGACCTACTGCGGAGACGCGGAAGGTGGTGCGCATGCGcgggggggggcggcggcggccgtTCCCCAGTACGTGCGCACGCGCGCTGTTGTCCCCTCCCAGCATTCCGGGTGCCGGCGAAGCGTGTGACGTCAAGTGGTTTAATCCGGAAACGGCGGCGACGGCAGAGGCGACAGAACCGAGGGGCTGTGGTTGGTGGGCGCTCCAGGGAGCCGAGCCAGAGGAGCGTGACCCGGAAGCGGAAGCGAACCCCCGTCCCAGCTCCG CGAGACTTGCCCCAGGCCCACCGGTGGGCTCCTGCGGCCATGGACCTGTTGTTTGGGCGCCGGAAGACGCCAGAGGAGCTGCTGCGCCAGAACCAGCGCGCCCTGAATCGTGCGATGCGAGAGCTGGACCGTGAGCGACAGAAGCTAGAGACCCAGGAGAAGAAGATCATTGCAGACATCAAGAAGATGGCCAAGCAGGGCCAGATG CTCAAGCTGCCCCAGATCCAGAAGATCATGATGGAGTTTGAGCGGCAGGCGGAGATCATGGACATGAAGGAGGAGATGATGAACGACGCCATCGACGACGCCATGGGGgacgaggaggacgaggaggagag CgatgccgtcgtggctcaggtcCTAGATGAGCTGGGGTTGAGCCTGACAGATGAGCTGTCAA ACCTCCCCTCCACCGGAGGCTCCCTCAGTGTGGCTGCCAGTGGGAAGAAGGCCGAGGCCGCAGCCTCCGCCCTAGTCGATGCAGACGCAGATCTGGAGGAGCGGCTCAAGAACCTTCGAAGGGACTGA
- the TRIM28 gene encoding transcription intermediary factor 1-beta isoform X1 yields the protein MAASAAAASAAAAAASGSPSPGEGSAGAEKRAAASSAAASASASASASASSPAGGGGEALELLEHCGVCRERLRPEREPRLLPCLHSACSACLGPAAPAAANSSGDGGAAGDGAVVDCPVCKQQCFSKDIVENYFMRDSGSKAATDSQDANQCCTSCEDNAPATSYCVECSEPLCETCVEAHQRVKYTKDHTVRSTGPAKSRDGERTVYCSVHKHEPLVLFCESCDTLTCRDCQLNAHKDHQYQFLEDAVRNQRKLLASLVKRLGDKHATLQKNTKEVRSSIRQVSDVQKRVQVDVKMAILQIMKELNKRGRVLVNDAQKVTEGQQERLERQHWTMTKIQKHQEHILRFASWALESDNNTALLLSKKLIYFQLHRALKMIVDPVEPHGEMKFQWDLNAWTKSAEAFGKIVAERPGTNSTGPAPMAPPRAPGPLSKQTSGSSQPMEVQEGYGFGSADDPYSSAEPHVSGVKRSRSGDGEVSGLMRKVPRVSLERLDLDLTADSQPPVFKVFPGSTTEDYNLIVIERGAAAAAAGQPGTAAPGAPGAPPLPGMAIVKEEETEAAIGAPPAATEGQETKPVLMALAEGPGAEGPRLASPSGSTSSGLEVVAPEGTSAPAGGPGALDDSATICRVCQKPGDLVMCNQCEFCFHLDCHLPALQDVPGEEWSCSLCHVLPDLKEEDGSLNLDGGDSTGVVAKLSPANQQKCERVLLALFCHEPCRPLHQLATDSTFSLDQPGGTLDLTLIRARLQEKLSPPYSSPQEFAQDVGRMFKQFNKLTEDKADVQSIIGLQRFFETRMNEAFGDTKFSAVLVEPPPLSLPGAGLSAQDLSSGPGDGP from the exons ATGGCGGCTTCGGCGGCGGCAGCCTCGGCCGCGGCGGCGGCCGCCTCCGGCAGCCCGAGCCCGGGCGAGGGCTCGGCAGGCGCCGAGAAGCGCGCCGCCGCCTCCTCGGCCGCGGCCTCGGCGTCTGCCTCGGCGTCGGCGTCAGCATCGTCGCCCGCGGGGGGCGGCGGCGAGGCGCTGGAGCTGCTGGAGCACTGCGGCGTGTGCCGGGAGCGCCTGCGGCCCGAGAGGGAACCGCGCCTGCTACCCTGCCTGCACTCTGCCTGCAGCGCCTGCCTCGGGCCCGCGGCGCCAGCCGCAGCCAACAGCTCTGGGGACGGAGGCGCGGCGGGCGACGGTGCTG TGGTGGACTGTCCAGTGTGTAAGCAACaatgtttctccaaagacattGTGGAGAATTATTTTATGCGCGACAGTGGCAGCAAGGCTGCCACCGACTCCCAGGATGCTAATCAG TGCTGCACTAGCTGTGAGGATAATGCCCCGGCCACCAGTTACTGTGTGGAGTGCTCTGAGCCGTTATGTGAGACGTGCGTGGAGGCGCACCAGCGGGTGAAGTACACCAAGGACCACACCGTGCGCTCCACTG GACCAGCCAAGTCGAGGGACGGTGAGCGCACGGTATACTGCAGCGTGCACAAGCACGAGCCCCTCGTGCTGTTCTGCGAGAGCTGCGACACTCTCACCTGCCGGGACTGCCAGCTCAACGCCCACAAGGACCACCA GTACCAGTTCCTGGAGGATGCAGTGAGGAACCAGCGAAAGCTCCTGGCCTCACTGGTGAAGCGCCTCGGGGACAAGCATGCGACGTTGCAGAAGAACACCAAGGAGGTTCGCAGCTC GATCCGCCAGGTGTCTGATGTGCAGAAGCGCGTGCAGGTGGACGTCAAGATGGCCATCCTGCAGATCATGAAGGAGCTGAATAAGCGGGGCCGCGTGCTGGTCAACGACGCCCAG AAGGTGACTGAGGGCCAGCAGGAGCGCCTGGAGCGCCAGCACTGGACCATGACTAAGATCCAGAAACACCAGGAACACATCCTGCGCTTTGCCTCCTGGGCTCTGGAGAGTGACAACAACACAGCCCTGCTCCTCTCCAAAAAGCTG ATCTACTTCCAGCTGCACCGGGCCCTCAAGATGATTGTGGACCCTGTGGAGCCACATGGCGAGATGAAGTTCCAGTGGGATCTCAACGCCTGGACCAAGAGTGCAGAGGCCTTCG GCAAGATCGTGGCAGAACGTCCTGGCACCAACTCCACTGGCCCTGCACCCATGGCCCCTCCTCGGGCTCCAGGACCTTTGAGCAAGCAGACCTCTGGCAGCAGCCAG CCCATGGAGGTGCAGGAAGGCTATGGCTTCGGATCAG CAGACGACCCCTACTCGAGTGCTGAGCCCCACGTGTCCGGGGTGAAGCG GTCCCGCTCAGGTGACGGCGAGGTGAGCGGCCTCATGCGCAAGGTGCCACGGGTGAGCCTCGAACGCCTGGACTTGGATCTCACCGCTGACAGCCAGCCGCCAGTCTTCAAGGTCTTCCCAGGCAGCACCACGGAGGACTACAACCTCATTGTCATCGAGCGaggcgctgcagctgctgctgctggacaACCTGGGACTGCAgcccctggggctcctggggcccCGCCCCTGCCTGGCATGGCCATCGTCAAG gaggaagaaacagaggctGCCATTGGCGCTCCGCCTGCTGCCACTGAGGGCCAGGAGACCAAGCCTGTGCTGATGGCCCTGGCGGAGGGCCCTGGTGCCGAGGGCCCCcgcctggcctcacccagtggcaGCACCAGCTCAGGCTTGGAGGTGGTGGCTCCAGAGGGCACCTCAGCCCCAGCGGGTGGCCCAGGTGCCCTGGATGACAGTGCCACCATCTGCCGTGTCTGCCAGAAACCAGGTGACCTGGTCATGTGCAACCAGTGCGAGTTCTGCTTCCACCTGGATTGCCACCTGCCTGCCCTGCAGGATGTGCCAGG GGAGGAGTGGAGCTGCTCGCTCTGCCATGTGCTCCCTGACCTGAAGGAGGAGGATGGCAGCTTGAACCTTGATGGTGGAGACAGCACTGGCGTGGTGGCCAAGCTCTCGCCAGCCAACCAACAG AAGTGTGAGCGCGTCCTCCTGGCCCTCTTCTGCCATGAGCCCTGCAGGCCCCTTCACCAACTGGCTACCGACTCCACGTTCTCTCTG GATCAGCCTGGCGGCACCCTGGACTTGACCCTGATCCGAGCCCGTCTCCAGGAGAAGTTGTCACCCCCCTACAGCTCCCCCCAGGAGTTTGCCCAGGACGTGGGCCGCATGTTCAAGCAGTTCAACAAGCTGACGGAG GATAAGGCCGACGTGCAGTCCATCATTGGCCTGCAGCGCTTCTTTGAGACTCGCATGAACGAGGCCTTTGGTGACACCAAGTTCTCTGCTGTGCTGGTGGAGCCTCCGCCACTGAGCCTGCCGGGTGCTGGCCTGAGTGCCCAGGACCTGTCCAGTGGCCCCGGTGATGGCCCCTGA